From the genome of Nicotiana sylvestris chromosome 2, ASM39365v2, whole genome shotgun sequence, one region includes:
- the LOC138886467 gene encoding uncharacterized protein yields MKAWRAKEKALQFLRGYPADSYNKLPSYLYIMEKTYPGSIVKLKKTGDDCFLYVFVAICTSISGWKYCRLVVVVDRTFLKSAYKGIMLTASTMDAAGTILPLTYFVVDSENVASWT; encoded by the exons ATGAAAGcttggagagcaaaggaaaaggctttacagtttttgagaggtTATCCTGCTGACTCCTACAATAAATTGCCTAGTTATTTGTATATTATGGAGAAGACTTATCCGGGGTCTATAGTTAAATTGAAGAAGACGGGGGATGACTGCTTCTTGTATGTATTTGTTGCGATTTGTACGTCGATCAGTGGTTGGAAATATTGTAGGCTAGTTGTAGTAGTTGATAGGACCTTCTTAAAGTCAGCATACAAGGGAATAATGCTAACAGCTAGTACAATGGATGCAGCGG GTACCATATTACCATTGACATATTTTGTTGTTGATTCAGAAAATGTCGCATCATGGACGTGA